One genomic region from Equus asinus isolate D_3611 breed Donkey chromosome 8, EquAss-T2T_v2, whole genome shotgun sequence encodes:
- the SERPINB6 gene encoding serpin B6 isoform X1, with amino-acid sequence MGAAPSLPGCCSRPLCHRLAIMDTLSEANGTFALNLLKKLGEDNSKNVFFSPLSISSALAMVFMGAKGNTAAQMSQVLSLSKSSGEVGDVHQGFQSLLSEVNRTGTQYLLRTANRLFGEKSYDFLSSFKDSCHKFYQAEMEQLDFISATEESRKHINTWVAKKTEGKITELLSSDSVDLLTKLILVNAIYFKGNWDDQFDKQQTKERPFKVSKNEEKPVQMMFKKSTFKRTYIGEIFTQILMLPYVGEELNMIIMLPDENTDLKTVEKELTYEKFVEWTRPDMMDETEMEVFLPRFKLEEDYDMEAVLRSLGMTDAFEQARADFSGMSSRADLFLSKVVHKSFVEVNEEGTEAAAATAAIMMVRCVRIIPRFCADHPFLFFIQHSKTNSILFCGRFSSP; translated from the exons ATGGGGGCGGCGCCGAGCCTTCCAGGCTGCTGCTCCCGGCCCCTGTGCCACAG GCTTGCTATCATGGATACTCTATCAGAAGCAAATGGCACCTTTGCCTTAAACCTTTTGAAAAAGCTGGGTGAAGACAACTcgaaaaatgtgtttttctcaCCCCTGAGCATCTCCTCTGCCCTGGCCATGGTCTTCATGGGGGCAAAGGGAAACACCGCTGCCCAGATGTCCCAG GTGCTTTCTTTAAGTAAGAGCAGTGGTGAAGTTGGAGATGTCCACCAGGGTTTCCAGTCGCTTCTCAGTGAAGTTAACAGGACTGGCACGCAGTACTTGCTTAGAACTGCCAACCggctctttggagaaaagtcttaTGATTTCCTCTCA TCTTTTAAAGATTCCTGCCACAAATTCTACCAAGCAGAGATGGAACAGCTTGACTTTATCAGTGCTACAGAGGAGTCCAGAAAACACATAAACACCTGGGTAGCCAAGAAGACAGAAG gTAAAATTACAGAGTTACTGTCTTCAGATTCAGTGGACCTGCTGACTAAGCTGATTCTCGTGAATGCCATCTACTTCAAAGGAAACTGGGATGATCAGTTTGACAAACAGCAGACCAAGGAAAGACCGTTTAAAGTCAGCAAG AATGAGGAGAAACCTGTGCAAATGATGTTTAAGAAATCTACCTTTAAAAGGACCTACATAGGAGAAATATTCACCCAAATTCTGATGCTTCCCTATGTCGGCGAAGAGCTGAATATGATCATCATGCTTCCGGATGAAAACACTGATTTGAAAACG GTGGAAAAAGAACTTACTTATGAGAAATTCGTAGAATGGACGAGGCCAGACATGATGGATGAAACAGAGATGGAAGTGTTCCTCCCTAGATTTAAGCTGGAGGAGGATTACGACATGGAGGCTGTCCTTCGCAGTCTGGGCATGACTGATGCCTTCGAGCAGGCCAGGGCAGACTTTTCTGGAATGTCGTCTAGGGCAGACCTGTTTCTGTCCAAAGTCGTGCACAAGTCTTTTGTGGAAGTCAACGAGGAAGGCACAGAGGCCGCAGCCGCCACTGCCGCCATCATGATGGTGCGATGTGTAAGAATCATCCCCAGGTTCTGTGCTGACCaccccttccttttctttattcagCACAGCAAGACCAACAGCATTCTCTTCTGTGGCCGATTCTCCTCCCCGTAA
- the SERPINB6 gene encoding serpin B6 isoform X2, translated as MDTLSEANGTFALNLLKKLGEDNSKNVFFSPLSISSALAMVFMGAKGNTAAQMSQVLSLSKSSGEVGDVHQGFQSLLSEVNRTGTQYLLRTANRLFGEKSYDFLSSFKDSCHKFYQAEMEQLDFISATEESRKHINTWVAKKTEGKITELLSSDSVDLLTKLILVNAIYFKGNWDDQFDKQQTKERPFKVSKNEEKPVQMMFKKSTFKRTYIGEIFTQILMLPYVGEELNMIIMLPDENTDLKTVEKELTYEKFVEWTRPDMMDETEMEVFLPRFKLEEDYDMEAVLRSLGMTDAFEQARADFSGMSSRADLFLSKVVHKSFVEVNEEGTEAAAATAAIMMVRCVRIIPRFCADHPFLFFIQHSKTNSILFCGRFSSP; from the exons ATGGATACTCTATCAGAAGCAAATGGCACCTTTGCCTTAAACCTTTTGAAAAAGCTGGGTGAAGACAACTcgaaaaatgtgtttttctcaCCCCTGAGCATCTCCTCTGCCCTGGCCATGGTCTTCATGGGGGCAAAGGGAAACACCGCTGCCCAGATGTCCCAG GTGCTTTCTTTAAGTAAGAGCAGTGGTGAAGTTGGAGATGTCCACCAGGGTTTCCAGTCGCTTCTCAGTGAAGTTAACAGGACTGGCACGCAGTACTTGCTTAGAACTGCCAACCggctctttggagaaaagtcttaTGATTTCCTCTCA TCTTTTAAAGATTCCTGCCACAAATTCTACCAAGCAGAGATGGAACAGCTTGACTTTATCAGTGCTACAGAGGAGTCCAGAAAACACATAAACACCTGGGTAGCCAAGAAGACAGAAG gTAAAATTACAGAGTTACTGTCTTCAGATTCAGTGGACCTGCTGACTAAGCTGATTCTCGTGAATGCCATCTACTTCAAAGGAAACTGGGATGATCAGTTTGACAAACAGCAGACCAAGGAAAGACCGTTTAAAGTCAGCAAG AATGAGGAGAAACCTGTGCAAATGATGTTTAAGAAATCTACCTTTAAAAGGACCTACATAGGAGAAATATTCACCCAAATTCTGATGCTTCCCTATGTCGGCGAAGAGCTGAATATGATCATCATGCTTCCGGATGAAAACACTGATTTGAAAACG GTGGAAAAAGAACTTACTTATGAGAAATTCGTAGAATGGACGAGGCCAGACATGATGGATGAAACAGAGATGGAAGTGTTCCTCCCTAGATTTAAGCTGGAGGAGGATTACGACATGGAGGCTGTCCTTCGCAGTCTGGGCATGACTGATGCCTTCGAGCAGGCCAGGGCAGACTTTTCTGGAATGTCGTCTAGGGCAGACCTGTTTCTGTCCAAAGTCGTGCACAAGTCTTTTGTGGAAGTCAACGAGGAAGGCACAGAGGCCGCAGCCGCCACTGCCGCCATCATGATGGTGCGATGTGTAAGAATCATCCCCAGGTTCTGTGCTGACCaccccttccttttctttattcagCACAGCAAGACCAACAGCATTCTCTTCTGTGGCCGATTCTCCTCCCCGTAA